A region of Massilia sp. KIM DNA encodes the following proteins:
- a CDS encoding SgcJ/EcaC family oxidoreductase, whose product MRAYLVAPMLAAFLGAVPAVAQTSPAVPVPAPANTLPSVAVPPEVERVLRDYEKAWAANDAQALAALFTEDGIALPSNRPLARGRADIAKAYAGGGGMPTYLRVMDYRSAGELAYLVGGYGPAGQDTDFGKFVLVLRRVDGRWLIQSDIENANMRLGPPPRPAARPAG is encoded by the coding sequence ATGCGTGCATATCTGGTGGCGCCCATGCTGGCGGCCTTTCTGGGCGCCGTTCCGGCGGTGGCGCAAACCTCGCCTGCGGTCCCCGTGCCGGCGCCGGCGAACACCCTGCCGTCTGTCGCCGTTCCGCCGGAGGTCGAGCGTGTCCTGCGCGACTACGAGAAGGCCTGGGCCGCGAATGACGCCCAAGCCCTGGCGGCCCTGTTCACCGAGGACGGAATCGCCTTGCCCAGCAACCGGCCGCTGGCGCGCGGGCGCGCGGACATCGCCAAGGCCTACGCGGGTGGCGGCGGCATGCCGACCTATTTGCGGGTGATGGATTACCGCAGCGCGGGCGAGCTCGCCTATCTCGTCGGCGGCTATGGGCCGGCGGGCCAGGACACCGACTTCGGCAAGTTCGTGCTGGTGCTGCGCAGGGTCGACGGGCGCTGGCTGATCCAGTCGGACATCGAGAACGCGAACATGCGTTTGGGGCCGCCACCGCGGCCGGCCGCCAGGCCCGCCGGCTGA
- a CDS encoding TIM-barrel domain-containing protein gives MSMSHFRQNSPFPLHRTAGVARALCAALASALAGGAVAAPLVTLDRNGAWVSVEAYGPNILHVTIAADKAEALKGPGYGILAKNADNGGFRHTAAKDGDLFASNGMTVRVKPAPAPSIPSQSSKYFAPALAPVGLEVSNARGEKILDMTGWEMSPHTVNGEKTYQVGASFFAPADEHYYGMGQNQELLTGLSLRGRVIDCKHWYDAPAGETVCVPFMVSSKGYGIVWDNPSPTRFQGAVNGVTRFQSQVGERVSFFVITGAGVQDLYTNYARLTGKTPIPPKSAFGLIQSKARYESQAEVMRVANTYRQKGYPLDIMVVDWFYWTRMGQLDIDPAQYPDPVGMNKQLHDMGMQSIISLWPRFETAGRYFNELDAKGYLLKDKDGKTQDGLPFRSDRTGGLIDSTNPAARKWFFEKTRDNVMSKGFDYPWLDETEPDLVPSGLFYSIGSGDRYYNLYPLVHVEGYAEQLRAWRPQRRAMVLARAAYLGSQRTGALFWSSDIKSTWEALARQVPAGLNMTASGIAYWSSDIGGWQSLPSVTHATKAPLLDPSDAREIVGNYHDYPELFTRWFQYGTFTPTLRLHGSRKGNEMWSFGKQAEAVMARFNHLRYQLIPYMYSQAKMTWDTGAPFMRPLWMDFPQDPRVADLGTQYMFGPAFLVAPVTEQGQVEKDVYLPAGSDWYDFWTNEKHAGGRWIKAQAPIDRIPVFVKAGSIVPLGAPVPSTATRQAIAQILVYPGKDAEFTLYDDDGLSYDYEKGKGASSAQLRWSDADGKFSASGGERGFAGGAAKLVKVIGR, from the coding sequence ATGAGCATGAGCCACTTCCGGCAGAATTCGCCTTTCCCACTGCATCGAACTGCCGGCGTGGCCCGGGCATTGTGCGCCGCCCTCGCCTCCGCCCTGGCTGGCGGCGCCGTCGCCGCGCCCCTGGTCACCCTCGACCGCAATGGCGCCTGGGTCTCGGTCGAGGCCTATGGCCCGAACATCCTGCACGTCACCATCGCCGCGGACAAGGCCGAAGCCCTCAAGGGCCCGGGCTACGGCATCCTGGCGAAGAACGCCGACAACGGCGGCTTCCGCCACACGGCCGCCAAGGACGGCGACCTGTTCGCCTCGAACGGCATGACGGTGCGCGTCAAGCCGGCGCCCGCGCCCAGCATCCCGAGCCAGAGCTCGAAGTATTTCGCGCCCGCGCTGGCGCCGGTCGGCCTGGAGGTGAGCAACGCGCGCGGCGAGAAGATCCTCGACATGACCGGCTGGGAGATGTCGCCCCATACCGTGAACGGCGAGAAGACCTACCAGGTCGGCGCCTCCTTCTTCGCGCCTGCCGACGAACATTACTACGGCATGGGCCAGAACCAGGAACTGCTCACCGGGCTGTCCTTGCGCGGCCGTGTGATCGACTGCAAGCACTGGTACGACGCGCCGGCCGGCGAGACCGTCTGCGTGCCCTTCATGGTGTCGTCCAAGGGCTATGGCATCGTCTGGGACAACCCCTCGCCTACCCGCTTCCAGGGCGCCGTCAACGGCGTGACCCGCTTCCAGTCCCAGGTGGGCGAGCGCGTCAGCTTCTTCGTCATCACCGGCGCCGGCGTGCAGGACCTGTACACCAATTACGCGCGCCTGACCGGCAAGACTCCGATCCCGCCCAAGTCGGCCTTCGGCCTGATCCAGTCCAAGGCCCGCTACGAAAGCCAGGCCGAGGTCATGCGGGTGGCGAACACCTACCGCCAGAAGGGCTACCCGCTCGACATCATGGTGGTCGACTGGTTCTACTGGACCCGCATGGGCCAGCTCGACATCGATCCGGCCCAGTACCCGGACCCGGTGGGCATGAACAAGCAGCTGCACGACATGGGCATGCAGTCCATCATCTCGCTGTGGCCCCGCTTCGAGACCGCCGGCCGCTACTTCAACGAACTGGACGCCAAGGGCTACCTGCTCAAGGACAAGGACGGCAAGACCCAGGATGGCCTGCCCTTCCGCTCCGACCGCACCGGCGGCCTGATCGACTCCACCAACCCGGCCGCGCGCAAGTGGTTCTTCGAGAAGACCCGCGACAACGTGATGTCCAAGGGCTTCGACTATCCCTGGCTGGACGAGACCGAACCGGACCTGGTGCCGAGCGGCCTGTTCTACTCGATCGGCTCGGGCGACCGCTACTACAACCTCTACCCGCTGGTCCACGTCGAGGGCTATGCGGAACAGCTGCGCGCCTGGCGCCCGCAGCGCCGCGCCATGGTCCTGGCGCGCGCCGCCTACCTCGGCTCGCAACGCACCGGCGCCCTGTTCTGGTCCTCGGACATCAAGTCGACCTGGGAAGCCCTGGCGCGCCAGGTGCCGGCCGGCCTGAACATGACGGCTTCCGGCATCGCCTACTGGAGCAGCGACATCGGCGGCTGGCAGTCGCTCCCCAGCGTCACCCACGCCACCAAGGCCCCGCTGCTCGATCCGTCCGACGCGCGCGAGATCGTCGGTAACTACCATGATTATCCCGAGCTCTTCACGCGCTGGTTCCAGTACGGCACCTTCACGCCCACCCTGCGCCTGCACGGCTCGCGCAAGGGCAACGAGATGTGGTCCTTCGGCAAGCAGGCCGAGGCCGTCATGGCCAGGTTCAACCACCTGCGCTACCAGCTGATCCCCTACATGTACAGCCAGGCCAAGATGACCTGGGACACCGGCGCGCCCTTCATGCGCCCGCTGTGGATGGACTTCCCCCAGGACCCGAGGGTCGCCGACCTCGGCACGCAGTACATGTTCGGCCCGGCCTTCCTGGTGGCGCCGGTCACCGAGCAGGGACAGGTCGAAAAGGACGTCTACCTGCCGGCCGGCAGCGATTGGTACGACTTCTGGACCAACGAGAAGCACGCCGGCGGCCGCTGGATCAAGGCCCAGGCGCCGATCGACCGCATCCCGGTATTCGTCAAGGCCGGCTCCATCGTGCCGCTGGGCGCCCCGGTGCCCTCCACCGCGACCAGGCAGGCGATCGCCCAGATCCTGGTCTACCCGGGCAAGGACGCCGAGTTCACGCTCTACGACGACGACGGCCTGTCCTACGACTACGAAAAGGGCAAGGGCGCGAGCAGCGCGCAGCTCCGCTGGAGCGACGCCGACGGCAAGTTCAGCGCCAGCGGCGGCGAGCGCGGCTTCGCCGGCGGGGCCGCGAAACTGGTCAAGGTAATCGGCCGCTGA
- a CDS encoding glycoside hydrolase: MLPKSLLSFLAGALLALPLYAQDRAINVDARAIQGPLGSVHNLVIGAGRANEGLRADWQQQLAEVKRDAGFRYIRFHGLLSDDMGVYKVDAQGKEHYNFQYIDALYDYLLGIGVKPFVELGFMPTAMASGTKTIFWWRGNITPPRSYERWEALVKALLEHWTRRYGADEVATWYFEVWNEPNLDLFWSGTQDDYFKLYTHAARAIKSVDRRYRVGGPATAGAAWIPEMIAYADKNKVPLDFVSTHSYGVNQGFLDEYGTQGTVLSKDEWAVSGDVLKNRKEIAASAMPRLDLHYTEWSSSYTPSDPTHDSYHQPAYILTKLKQVGNAAQSMSYWVFTDIFEEAGPRFQAFHGGFGLMNTQGIKKPAYFAYQFLNQLGPTELKNADQRSYATVDARGNVQVLAWDYTQTLPEGINNQQYFIKDLPARDKGKLRVQVDGIKPGAYTLSLSQVGYRKNDAFTAYIDMGSPSQLSRQQVASLKSLATGKPQEQRKERVGADGRFSLALPLRENDVYLLRLTRSN; this comes from the coding sequence ATGCTGCCCAAGTCCCTGCTTTCCTTCCTGGCCGGCGCCCTGCTGGCCCTGCCCCTGTACGCCCAGGACCGCGCCATTAACGTGGACGCGCGCGCCATACAGGGCCCCTTGGGGTCCGTGCACAACCTGGTGATCGGCGCCGGCCGCGCCAACGAGGGCCTGCGCGCCGACTGGCAGCAGCAGCTCGCCGAGGTCAAGCGCGACGCGGGTTTCCGCTACATCCGCTTCCACGGCCTGCTGAGCGACGACATGGGGGTCTACAAGGTCGACGCCCAGGGCAAGGAGCACTACAACTTCCAATACATCGACGCCCTCTACGACTACCTGCTGGGCATCGGCGTCAAACCCTTCGTGGAACTGGGCTTCATGCCCACGGCGATGGCAAGCGGCACCAAGACCATCTTCTGGTGGCGCGGGAACATCACCCCGCCGCGCAGCTACGAGCGCTGGGAAGCCCTGGTCAAGGCGCTGCTCGAACACTGGACCCGGCGCTACGGCGCCGACGAGGTGGCGACTTGGTATTTCGAGGTCTGGAACGAGCCCAACCTCGACCTGTTCTGGTCCGGCACCCAGGACGACTATTTCAAGCTGTACACCCACGCGGCGCGCGCGATCAAGAGCGTCGACCGGCGCTACCGGGTCGGTGGGCCGGCCACCGCCGGCGCGGCCTGGATCCCGGAGATGATCGCCTACGCGGACAAGAACAAGGTGCCGCTCGACTTCGTCTCGACCCACTCGTATGGCGTCAACCAGGGCTTCCTGGACGAATACGGCACCCAGGGCACGGTGCTCAGCAAGGACGAATGGGCGGTCTCGGGCGACGTGCTCAAGAACCGCAAGGAGATCGCCGCCTCCGCCATGCCCAGGCTGGACCTGCACTACACCGAGTGGAGCTCCTCCTACACACCATCCGATCCGACCCACGACAGCTACCACCAGCCGGCCTATATCCTGACCAAGCTGAAGCAGGTAGGCAATGCGGCCCAGTCGATGTCCTACTGGGTGTTCACCGACATCTTCGAGGAAGCGGGGCCGCGCTTCCAGGCCTTCCACGGCGGCTTCGGGCTGATGAATACCCAGGGCATCAAGAAACCGGCCTACTTCGCCTACCAGTTCCTCAACCAGCTCGGGCCGACGGAACTCAAGAACGCCGACCAGCGATCGTATGCGACGGTGGACGCCCGCGGCAACGTCCAGGTCCTGGCCTGGGACTATACGCAGACCCTGCCGGAGGGGATCAACAACCAGCAGTACTTCATCAAGGACCTGCCGGCGCGCGACAAGGGCAAGCTGCGGGTGCAGGTGGACGGGATCAAGCCGGGCGCCTACACCCTGAGCCTGTCCCAGGTGGGCTACCGGAAGAACGACGCCTTCACGGCTTACATCGACATGGGTTCGCCCAGCCAGCTCAGTCGCCAGCAGGTGGCGAGCCTGAAGTCGCTCGCCACCGGCAAGCCCCAGGAGCAGCGCAAGGAGCGCGTGGGGGCGGACGGCAGGTTCAGCCTCGCGCTGCCGCTGCGCGAGAACGACGTCTACCTGCTGCGCCTGACCCGTTCCAACTGA
- a CDS encoding MFS transporter: MNQQVIGFVPEQTVVGRYRWTICALLFFATTINYLDRQVLSLLAPMLSKEFGWSNTDYANITATFQFVYAISMLFAGRVIDRMGTKRAYVLAIVVWSLGAIGHAYAISIGEAANGILTTLGLAAVPVSIIGFMVGRAVLAIGEAGNFPAAIKATAEYFPKKERSFATGIFNSGANVGAILAPLTVPVIAAYWGWQAAFISIGAIGFVWMIAWMWLYDTPERQPRLSKAELAYINSDSIAAAPASGAVVAPKSSWFKLLGYRQTWSFVFGKFMTDGVWWFFLFWLPKYMSAQYGISATDMIVPLAVLYSMTMVGSIGGGWLPTWFINRGSDIYHGRMRAMLTIALFPLVVLLAQPLGYLSFWVPVILIGVGASAHQAWSANLFTTVSDMFPKHAVGSVVGIGGMAGGLGGVLLTKLGGWLFDHYGALGELQTGYMIMFSICALAYLVAWIVMKALVPAHREITDL; the protein is encoded by the coding sequence ATGAATCAGCAAGTCATAGGCTTCGTGCCGGAGCAAACGGTGGTGGGCAGGTATCGCTGGACGATCTGCGCGCTGCTGTTCTTTGCCACCACCATCAACTACCTGGACCGCCAGGTCCTCAGCCTGCTGGCGCCGATGCTCAGCAAGGAGTTCGGCTGGTCCAACACCGATTACGCGAACATCACCGCGACCTTCCAGTTCGTCTACGCGATCTCGATGCTGTTCGCGGGCCGCGTGATCGACCGCATGGGCACCAAGCGCGCCTATGTGCTGGCCATCGTCGTCTGGTCGCTGGGCGCGATCGGGCATGCCTACGCGATTTCCATCGGCGAAGCCGCCAACGGCATCCTGACCACCCTGGGTCTCGCCGCCGTGCCGGTCTCGATCATCGGCTTCATGGTCGGGCGTGCGGTGCTGGCGATCGGCGAGGCGGGCAACTTCCCGGCCGCGATCAAGGCCACGGCCGAATACTTCCCGAAGAAGGAGCGCTCCTTCGCCACCGGCATCTTCAACTCTGGCGCCAATGTCGGCGCCATCCTGGCGCCGCTCACGGTGCCGGTGATCGCCGCCTACTGGGGCTGGCAGGCGGCATTCATCAGCATCGGCGCCATCGGCTTCGTGTGGATGATCGCGTGGATGTGGTTGTACGACACGCCGGAGCGCCAACCGCGCCTGAGCAAGGCGGAACTGGCCTACATCAACAGCGACTCCATCGCGGCCGCGCCGGCGTCCGGTGCGGTTGTCGCGCCCAAGTCTTCCTGGTTCAAGCTGCTGGGCTACCGCCAGACCTGGTCCTTCGTGTTCGGCAAGTTCATGACCGACGGCGTATGGTGGTTCTTCCTGTTCTGGCTGCCCAAGTACATGAGCGCGCAGTACGGCATCTCGGCCACCGACATGATCGTGCCCCTGGCCGTCCTGTACAGCATGACCATGGTGGGCAGCATCGGCGGCGGCTGGCTGCCGACCTGGTTCATCAACCGTGGCAGCGACATCTACCACGGCCGCATGCGGGCCATGCTCACCATCGCGCTGTTTCCGCTGGTGGTGCTGCTGGCGCAGCCGCTCGGCTACCTGAGCTTCTGGGTGCCGGTGATCCTGATCGGCGTCGGCGCCTCGGCCCACCAGGCCTGGTCGGCCAACCTGTTCACCACGGTGTCGGACATGTTCCCGAAACACGCGGTGGGCTCGGTGGTCGGCATCGGCGGCATGGCGGGCGGCCTGGGCGGAGTGCTGCTCACCAAGCTGGGTGGCTGGCTGTTCGACCACTACGGCGCGCTGGGCGAGCTGCAGACCGGGTATATGATCATGTTCTCGATCTGCGCGCTGGCCTACCTGGTCGCCTGGATCGTCATGAAGGCGCTGGTGCCCGCGCACCGCGAGATCACCGACCTGTAA
- a CDS encoding SMP-30/gluconolactonase/LRE family protein has product MDIERIEGVHCATGESPTWHAQEQAWYWVDIPARRIWRMDHASRELRNWKAPEMVACIAAAAQGGLIAGLETGIFHLGLNDDGSVQAERVARPPREELGEGMRFNDGRTDRQGRFWSGTMFMDMGAARAVGGLYCYSREQGLRGPFVSGLITQNGLAWSPDGRTMYLSDSHPQRRAVWAFDYDVDTGTPSRQRLFLDLSGQAGRPDGAAVDAEGCYWTCANDGGLLQRFTPQGRLDREIALPMAKPSMCSFGGPELDTMLVTSIDPGTGGDAGAVLLLRPGVRGLAETPFGA; this is encoded by the coding sequence ATGGACATCGAACGCATCGAGGGCGTGCACTGCGCCACCGGCGAAAGCCCGACCTGGCACGCGCAGGAACAGGCCTGGTACTGGGTCGACATTCCGGCGCGCCGCATCTGGCGCATGGACCATGCGAGCCGGGAGCTGCGCAACTGGAAGGCGCCGGAAATGGTGGCCTGCATCGCCGCCGCGGCACAGGGTGGGCTGATCGCCGGCCTGGAAACCGGCATCTTCCACCTGGGCCTGAACGACGACGGCAGCGTGCAGGCCGAGCGCGTGGCGCGCCCGCCGCGCGAAGAACTGGGCGAGGGCATGCGCTTCAACGACGGCCGCACCGACCGCCAGGGACGCTTCTGGAGCGGGACCATGTTCATGGACATGGGCGCGGCCCGGGCGGTCGGTGGCCTGTATTGCTACAGCAGGGAGCAGGGCTTGCGCGGTCCCTTCGTCAGCGGCCTGATCACCCAGAACGGCCTGGCCTGGTCGCCGGACGGCCGCACCATGTACCTGTCGGACTCGCATCCGCAGCGGCGCGCCGTGTGGGCCTTCGACTATGACGTGGACACTGGCACGCCGTCCAGGCAGCGCCTCTTCCTCGACCTGAGCGGCCAGGCCGGCAGGCCGGACGGCGCCGCGGTGGACGCCGAGGGCTGCTACTGGACCTGCGCCAACGACGGCGGCCTGCTGCAGCGCTTCACGCCGCAAGGCAGGCTCGATCGCGAGATCGCGCTGCCGATGGCCAAGCCCTCGATGTGCAGCTTCGGCGGGCCGGAACTGGACACCATGCTGGTGACCTCGATCGACCCCGGCACCGGCGGCGACGCCGGCGCGGTGCTGCTGCTGCGCCCCGGCGTGCGCGGCCTGGCCGAGACCCCGTTCGGGGCGTGA
- a CDS encoding family 16 glycosylhydrolase: MNNQHQHRHSKWKAFQTLAAGLVLAWGTQAAASVSNPVIGQLLWSEEFNGPSLDGSAWTASDGNGCQINLCGYGNAELQYYSPNNVSIANVPFESGTRALAIRAQNQTVGSNVFTSGKIDTKGKVQVQYGMVEVRMSTPAVGTGLWPAAWMLGVSPQTWPRNGEIDIMEMGHKASVRAGAGNAPANNFVGANVITWQQAACVPGNESCAASTAWQTKNWYISSAPLVNRFVIYRLYWTESEMRFTVVDNGVERNLYDAPLPVNSASLQAPFYLLLNLAVGGNFTDAANPSQVTAPLPATMYVDYVRVYQLDGKGTVKLGNQTVPEVGKFGIFTDTTAVNNKLVAGTSSDIFLWNGASTGAGNTAPFEGANVIAWNYFAPNQWFGGGIQSRQARDLSNFRNGTVRFRIKIPANVSFNIGVGDTYTNQNWVNFPANTTTHGLVRNGEWATATIPVSTLIGPKVALQSLLDVFMISSDANRLPTTAFQFAIDDIVWDSGSGGTTTPPQSGPTYVTQLSATTLQFTANTGSWADVHYTVNGGAQQNVRMRLDGSSNTYIAGGLKIGDVVRYSFTYWDPARNYAIDTAQQSYTMK; encoded by the coding sequence GTGAACAACCAACACCAACATCGTCACTCGAAGTGGAAAGCTTTCCAGACCCTTGCCGCCGGCCTCGTGCTGGCCTGGGGCACCCAGGCCGCGGCCAGCGTCAGCAATCCCGTCATCGGCCAGTTGCTCTGGTCCGAAGAATTCAACGGCCCCAGCCTCGACGGCAGCGCCTGGACCGCCTCGGACGGCAACGGCTGCCAGATCAACCTGTGCGGCTACGGCAACGCCGAACTCCAGTACTACAGCCCCAACAACGTCTCGATCGCCAACGTCCCCTTCGAATCGGGCACCCGCGCGCTGGCGATCCGGGCCCAGAACCAGACCGTGGGCAGCAATGTCTTCACCTCCGGGAAGATCGACACCAAGGGCAAGGTGCAGGTCCAGTACGGCATGGTCGAGGTGCGCATGAGCACCCCGGCGGTCGGCACCGGCCTGTGGCCTGCGGCCTGGATGCTGGGCGTCAGCCCCCAGACCTGGCCGCGCAACGGCGAGATCGACATCATGGAGATGGGGCACAAGGCCTCGGTGCGCGCCGGCGCCGGCAATGCCCCGGCCAACAATTTCGTGGGCGCCAACGTGATCACCTGGCAGCAGGCCGCCTGCGTGCCGGGCAACGAGAGCTGCGCCGCTTCCACCGCCTGGCAGACCAAGAACTGGTACATCTCGTCCGCACCCCTGGTCAACCGCTTCGTGATCTACCGCCTGTACTGGACCGAGAGCGAAATGCGCTTCACCGTGGTCGACAATGGCGTCGAGCGCAACCTGTACGATGCGCCGCTGCCGGTCAATTCGGCGTCCTTGCAGGCGCCCTTCTACCTCCTGCTCAACTTGGCCGTGGGCGGCAACTTCACCGACGCCGCCAACCCGAGCCAGGTGACCGCGCCGCTGCCGGCCACCATGTACGTCGACTACGTGCGGGTCTACCAGCTCGACGGCAAGGGAACGGTCAAGCTCGGCAACCAGACGGTGCCGGAAGTCGGCAAGTTCGGCATCTTCACCGACACAACGGCGGTGAACAACAAGCTGGTGGCGGGCACCAGCTCCGACATCTTCCTGTGGAACGGCGCCTCGACCGGCGCCGGCAATACCGCGCCCTTCGAAGGCGCCAACGTGATCGCCTGGAATTACTTCGCGCCCAACCAATGGTTCGGCGGCGGGATCCAGTCGCGCCAGGCGCGCGACCTGAGCAACTTCCGTAACGGCACGGTGCGCTTCCGCATCAAGATACCGGCCAACGTGTCCTTCAACATCGGCGTCGGCGACACCTACACCAACCAGAACTGGGTCAACTTCCCCGCAAACACCACCACGCATGGGCTGGTGCGCAACGGCGAATGGGCCACCGCGACCATCCCGGTCAGCACCCTGATCGGTCCCAAGGTGGCGCTCCAGTCCCTGCTCGACGTCTTCATGATCTCGAGCGACGCCAACCGCCTGCCCACGACCGCCTTCCAGTTTGCGATCGACGACATCGTCTGGGATTCCGGCAGCGGCGGCACCACCACCCCGCCGCAGAGCGGGCCGACCTATGTCACCCAGCTCTCCGCCACCACCCTGCAGTTCACCGCCAACACCGGCAGCTGGGCAGACGTCCACTACACGGTTAATGGCGGGGCCCAGCAGAACGTGCGCATGCGCCTGGACGGCAGCAGCAACACCTACATCGCCGGCGGGCTGAAAATCGGCGACGTGGTGCGCTACAGCTTCACCTACTGGGATCCGGCGCGCAACTACGCGATCGATACCGCCCAGCAGAGCTACACGATGAAGTAA
- a CDS encoding beta-glucosidase translates to MTKPLQPSRWALALAAAFAVQFSMPASAQVAQPAPNAYAAANAKAEERATQLVNQMTIDEKISLVFGYFGSEFQGKVPPKEALVQSAGYVKGIPRLGITPQWLTDAGIGVASQPGKQVRERTSLPAGIATAATWNPELAYKGAAMIGKEARLSGFNVMLGGSVNLAREPRNGRNFEYTGEDPLLAGIMAGEQIRGVQSNGVVSTMKHFAYNDQETGRNHLNVKIEDPAGRMSDLLAFQIALERGNPGSVMCAYNRINGPYACEHDHLLNKVLKGDWGFKGYVMSDWGATHSTIPAALAGLDQQSGYPFDKSPYFDGALKEAVQNGHVPEARLTDMAKRIVWALAVNGALDQPVKVEPEKIDYTAHGKISQLDAEEGIVLLKNDSNVLPLAGNLKRIAIIGGHANKGVLSGGGSAQVYPRGGMAVPNEGPKEWPGPITYLPNSPMKALAARSKAKLTWHDGKDPAAAAKAAAGADVVLVFATQWTSESTDVPSLSLPNKQDALIEAVAKANRRTVVVLETGGPVTMPWLGSVAGVVQAWYPGTNGGEAIARVLTGEVDASGRLPQTFPASESQLPRPKVDGVGLPKDSRFDVDYNIEGAAVGYKWFDKKGIKPLFAFGHGLSYTSFGYANLRAEPAEGTIRVGFSTSNTGQREGKAVPQVYVAKVGGGWEAPKRLGAWDKLTLKPGESKTSSVTVDPRTLAVFDGASGKWKIAAGDYQVILATAADAPVATVTVRLPAREFAAGGR, encoded by the coding sequence ATGACCAAGCCCCTGCAGCCGTCGCGCTGGGCACTCGCACTCGCCGCCGCCTTTGCCGTCCAGTTCAGCATGCCCGCCAGCGCGCAGGTCGCGCAGCCCGCGCCGAACGCCTACGCCGCAGCCAACGCCAAGGCCGAGGAGCGCGCCACCCAGCTGGTGAACCAGATGACGATCGACGAGAAGATCAGCCTGGTGTTCGGCTACTTCGGCTCTGAATTCCAGGGCAAGGTCCCGCCCAAGGAGGCGCTGGTGCAATCGGCAGGCTACGTCAAGGGCATCCCGCGCCTGGGCATCACCCCGCAGTGGCTGACCGACGCCGGCATCGGCGTGGCTTCGCAGCCGGGCAAGCAGGTGCGCGAGCGCACCAGCCTGCCGGCCGGCATCGCCACCGCCGCCACCTGGAACCCGGAACTGGCCTACAAGGGCGCGGCCATGATCGGCAAGGAAGCCCGCCTCTCGGGCTTCAACGTGATGCTGGGCGGGAGCGTGAACCTGGCGCGCGAGCCACGCAATGGCCGCAACTTCGAATACACCGGTGAAGACCCGCTCCTGGCCGGTATCATGGCCGGCGAACAGATCCGCGGCGTGCAGTCGAACGGCGTGGTCTCGACCATGAAGCACTTCGCCTACAACGACCAGGAAACCGGCCGCAACCACCTGAACGTCAAGATCGAGGACCCTGCCGGCCGCATGTCCGACCTGCTCGCCTTCCAGATCGCCCTGGAGCGCGGCAACCCCGGCTCGGTGATGTGCGCCTACAACCGCATCAACGGTCCCTACGCCTGCGAACACGATCACCTGCTCAACAAGGTGCTCAAGGGCGACTGGGGCTTCAAGGGCTATGTGATGTCGGACTGGGGCGCGACCCACTCCACCATCCCGGCCGCGCTGGCGGGGCTGGACCAGCAGTCCGGCTACCCCTTCGACAAGTCGCCCTACTTCGACGGCGCCCTTAAAGAAGCAGTGCAGAACGGCCACGTGCCGGAAGCCCGCCTGACCGACATGGCCAAGCGCATCGTCTGGGCGCTGGCCGTCAACGGCGCGCTCGACCAGCCGGTCAAGGTGGAGCCGGAGAAGATCGACTACACCGCCCACGGCAAGATCTCCCAGCTCGACGCCGAGGAAGGCATCGTCCTGCTCAAGAACGACAGCAATGTGCTGCCGCTGGCGGGCAACCTGAAACGCATCGCCATCATCGGCGGCCACGCCAACAAGGGCGTGCTGTCGGGCGGCGGCTCGGCCCAGGTCTATCCGCGCGGCGGCATGGCGGTGCCGAACGAAGGCCCGAAGGAGTGGCCGGGCCCGATCACCTATCTTCCGAATTCGCCGATGAAGGCGCTGGCGGCGCGCAGCAAGGCCAAGCTGACCTGGCATGACGGCAAGGACCCGGCGGCGGCGGCCAAGGCGGCAGCCGGCGCCGACGTTGTGCTGGTGTTCGCGACCCAGTGGACCTCCGAAAGCACCGACGTGCCCAGCCTCTCGCTGCCGAACAAGCAGGACGCCCTGATCGAGGCGGTGGCCAAGGCCAACCGCCGCACCGTGGTCGTGCTCGAGACCGGCGGCCCGGTCACCATGCCCTGGCTGGGCAGCGTGGCGGGCGTGGTCCAGGCCTGGTACCCGGGCACCAACGGCGGCGAGGCGATCGCGCGCGTGCTGACCGGCGAAGTGGATGCCTCCGGGCGCCTGCCGCAGACCTTCCCGGCCTCGGAAAGCCAGCTGCCGCGTCCCAAGGTGGACGGTGTCGGCCTGCCCAAGGACAGCCGCTTCGACGTCGACTACAACATCGAGGGCGCGGCGGTCGGCTACAAGTGGTTCGACAAGAAGGGCATCAAGCCGCTGTTCGCCTTCGGCCACGGCCTGTCCTACACCAGCTTCGGCTACGCCAACCTGCGCGCTGAACCGGCCGAGGGCACGATCCGGGTCGGCTTCTCGACCTCGAACACCGGCCAGCGCGAAGGCAAGGCCGTGCCCCAGGTCTACGTGGCCAAGGTCGGCGGCGGCTGGGAAGCGCCCAAGCGTCTCGGCGCCTGGGACAAGCTGACGCTCAAGCCGGGCGAGAGCAAGACCAGCAGCGTGACGGTCGATCCGCGCACCCTGGCCGTGTTCGACGGCGCCAGCGGCAAGTGGAAGATCGCCGCCGGCGACTACCAGGTGATCCTGGCCACCGCCGCCGACGCCCCGGTCGCGACCGTCACCGTGCGCCTGCCGGCGCGCGAGTTCGCGGCCGGCGGCCGCTGA